From Ictalurus punctatus breed USDA103 chromosome 2, Coco_2.0, whole genome shotgun sequence:
CCATGCCTCTGTGTGCGCTGTGCAGGCTGGAATTAAACTGAAGAGTGTCATCTATGGGGATGGAAGTATCTGCATCCTACAGACACAAAGAACGAATCGATTACGAGTTCCGGATGGACGTCaattagtctgtgtgtgtgtgtgtgtgtgtgagagcgtgtgtacTGACATTGGTGGTGAAAGTGCGACTCATGAGCTCCTCCCTTTCCTTCTCCTGAGCCTCGCGTGTGTATCGTCCCTGCTGGAAGTTCCTCAGGGCTGACTGCAGATGCTGCACGTCATACTTCAGCTGCTCCACACGCCTGCGGCCAGACGAGGAGCAAAAACAGAGTGAGTCATCCCGTCCGACAGCACGGATCGTCAACCGTGCGTCACACGGGTTAGGGTTGTTAACAGACAGCCAGTAAAACCGCAGTACTGTCTAGATTACCCATGTGTAAAATCACGTAATTGGTACAAAAATATATTCGAACATCCCATCAAGTACTTAATGTAACGTAACCGGTAAATTACCAGGCCTGAGAGAGTGCCCTCTGACGTGTCTCTGCGGCATGCGGCATCCCGACAGAGCGGATGAGTACTCGCAGGTGTGTGCGCGAGATAAAgtacgcgcgcgcacacaaaaaaaaagtgaaactaAACTCTCATTTGCATGTCATTCCTCGGTGCAGACATACTCACTCTTCCAAAGGTACGGTCGAGACATTTTGACTAGAGCTGTGGCGGTGTGCGGCGTCCATTCGAGTTCATCGGTCCAGGAATTCGGTGCTGATGAAGGAAAGGTCCGCCTGTTCGTTTCTGAAGTCAGTGACGGCTTCTTCGGTCGTCCTGACACCACTCTGTCAGGTGTCGAGCCTGCTCTCATCGTCGATGAGGTCATCGGTATACATTACGATTACGAATATTACCGCATGCTCATGGGTGTACCGTATAAGGAAACGCTGCGGTAGGAACGTGAGGTCCGAGAGCTCGATGAGGAGTCTGAATGGGAGAACATTCAGCATTCAGGATTCAGCGCTCAGCTCTAATCCATAATCCAAAGCATAGGCATAGTTTTTACTGTccaggtgtatgtgtgtgtgtgtgttataaagcagcaccaaaggacagagctctactgctgctgtgtgttctgGGTATTCGGACAGATGAACGAAAATCATGAAATAAAACGCAGGACGAGATGCGCAAGATGTTTTAAACCGgctatttatataattatctcCAGGCTTTGGTCATTTCTACGTTACCAAATTCGATCTCTACACGCACTCGGGAAAGGTTTGTTTGCCTTTTTCCTTCACTGTGTGTCTAAAACGTGTATGATTTCCACTCTTAAtggccctttaaaaaaaaaataaataaataaataaacttttttgcTTCTTGGTTCGTTTAAATACGTTTGGACTCGATAAATGGACTCACTAGGTGTGAAAGCAGCCCTGTTCCAGCCTTTCATTTCAAGGAAAGTTCACTGCAACGGGGAGCGAGTGCAACCGGGCGACAGTCATCACGTCAGTCCACTTTGCGTCTCTTCGTAATGGAGATGATGGAGGTTTTTCCTGAAACGCTTTACCGTCTTGATCGACTAATAATGTGGAGCTGTTTGAACGTCCCACTCTCCTTGTCGACAGAGACAGTGAAACTGCAGCCGTGTCTATTCAAAGCaaccattaaataaaaataacaaacaaaacatttctctcCTCAGACAGGGAGGCTCTGGCTGCTGTGGCTGTGATTGGCTGAGGACTGTAATCATTAAGTAGCTGTAATCCTCCCCACATCTGAAGATCATCCGCGGCATGGTGTTACTTGATTGTGATTCCAGTATATAGCTGTATTGTTGTTTTGCGTGCTTAACCGCCACAGGGCAGAAACCCACGTATCCGCCCACGCCGCATACCGATACTAACCTCATCATCATTTCACCATTATAGCCCATCATCTGGAAATGAGGTGTTTATGTAATTACACACTACACGACGTCAGGCGCTGTTCAACCATGCTCGGTCTGGGTCTATAAAACTCCATGCGGAGCACGTGCTCGGAAGCAGGTCGGCGTTTTCAAAAAACAGGCTCCCACTCACTGTCGCTGTAATCAGGAAAAACCGCGCGGCGCACTAGGATAAGGAACGAATCACGCTCTTACGAAGAGAAGATGAACGGCCTGGCTCCAGACTGCTGGCTCGTTCCTGATGAGTACGCTTAACCGAGCGGTTCCGAATTGGCGTGAGAGGACGGGGAACTCACTGTTTGGCGTTGTGACGGCGGTTCGGAGGTTCTTTCCCGGCGAGGATCATGAGGCGTTCCAGATGAGTGAAGACCTGCTCGATTCTGGCCTGCAGTTCGTTTTCGACCACTGTGGAagacgcacacaaacacacgttgAGAATCCGTTTCACGGCTAAACAACGACGGACGACCGGAAACGACAATATCGAGAGAACGTAGTCATGACATCAAATCCAACACAACACTTTTAGTACAAGTGTCATTTCAGACCATAGGAAACAAAagtactataataataataataataacaacaacaacaacattgggTTTAATTCTTTTAATGCTCATGAAACTACTAAAAgaactctcttttttttttttaaatggcaggATCCACGagtatgcaaaaaaaatgcaaactgGAACAGGCACCATGTCCTCCTAAGCTCCTAAGCTGGCTGGATAGTTAACTAGCTTGCATACGCCACAGCCAGACATGTGTGCTTTCAGTACCTTCATTTCCATTCTTCCTTTCctaatgatttatttagcacGAATCAAACCATCAGACTAAATACACCAAAACATCCGGATTTCTGTGGCTAAACGTTTTCAGTTCATCCCGTAATGAATGTGAGCTCCAATTCAACTAATATGCAACGGAAAGgaaaaatgaacacttttcaGTTTGTTAATGTCATCAAACCATCCAagagctgataaaaaaaaaaaaattttaaatacatattgGGCCCAGAGGTACTTTGGCAGACAAACATGAGCCGCTCCTCCTCTCTCTGCGAACCCGGGGCTAATTGAGGACCAGGATGTGTGCCGTTTCCTGGGAGAGGCTCTAAAGCTGGTGGGAAACATTATCAGGACTTCAGGGTAGCTTAATGATGCGCACAGACGCTGAATCGGTCCGGTTCCCCACCCACCGACAGACTTTTCACACTCGTATACGCAGGCGGATGATGTCATCAACGCACGCAGGCGACTGCTTGGCTGAGACGGTTTTCTGTCTGATCCCAAACGTGCGTATCAAACCCAAACTTGGacacccaccccccccccttatCTTGAGCTTTTCTTCACCCACTCCTCCCTACTTCTCGCCATCGTACTCCTCCCTGTCCTTCCTGCTAGGGCACCAGACTGACTCGTTGCTCTCAGCTCAGCCCCACCTCAACATCTCACTCAGattgtgtaattaaaaaaataattatttataaaaacctGAGCTGAATCTAAACAGAAAACACTgatgttagaaaaaaaatcctgttaGAAACAGGAAATTTTATTCAATATTTCCCATGgtaatatacaaaaaaaaattttttttttaatgccatatatttttaattctatttataaaaataattatatccGCGTGCCGCTGAATTtccgattctgattggtcagaaggctttgagaacagtagctctgacaggAGTAACTTAAATCACACGTTCAtaataaagtgttcattttAATAGGTTCAATGTTTCTATATCGATTAAATGTGATCGCCGATATGGCGGATTTTTCCGGAAGCAGACATTCATTTAGCATtcatgtaaggagtctccaatgtcagtgttttgtaacagtcagaggtgaagctctAACTTCAGGACGGAggtctttgtggtttctcagcaACAACacaagcttatttatttatttgtttgtttgcttgattATTAACTTGGAGAGAAAGAAACTGGTGAGGAAACGGCATTGTTCGTGATCCGCAACATTGGACGCGCATCAACTTCAGGTTGGTACCCGTATCAGTTTCACGTCTGGCTGTGCCGTACCATCCCGTCGTTGATTACTTAATCCTTCAACGGCCAGccaccaagtgttttattccttacttagcaTAAAACCAAGGTTCTTTCCATTAAAACGAAGTGAACCTCGTTCTAATTTGGGCAAGCGCCTTATTGGTAGATGAGTGTTGagacagtgactacgtttacatggacagcagtaatctgattatcgaccttactctgattaagataataatgtgattaaggtgtttacatgagtcgcttttagaatactcctgtcatgtacgcgttttacatgttttagaacataattagattaacagcccgcgtcattacgtcaccgcgccacgccgtccgacatccCTCTAGAATTttacgtatcgacgtacagttggtcttcgttatggtaccgtatacagttttgggtgtttttatttattcatgtttttacgaacgctttaagtgcagttaattatttgtcatgctgtacgtgctaatagacagctgcttgaagcggtgggtgtgtcccaaatcgcgtagttacacgtagtctatatagtagccgagatacatgtatttttccccactgcaggcctatagtagcaaagtatgcgatttggaacacagccgaactctcttgttcgccgtaaaacgtaaaactgccgtgtgtgatcgtgtcctgtcgcaaaatgcggtgaaaactcccacacgacacgttcataatgtgattaaggtgtttacatgtcactactacacgtccataatgcgactaaaacaggaatactccacctgtcttaattagattattgctaacttcgattatgaccttaattagattaaggtcagtaaaaactgctgtttacatggtagtttcttaatcagagtatggtcttaatcggattaagagtggattattgttgtccatgtaaacgcagctactaAGACCTGCATATTACCACATGTTGCACAACTGTTGATGGGAGACAGAAGACAAGAGGGATATTGGACCCTGAATTTGCATGGAATTGCTCCAAAACAGTGCTAGGTTAGTTATCATCAGTTCCTAAGTGTGACGAATCACAGAGACGAGAGGAATCACTTACGGTGCACCGACTGCCGCTCGGTCGTCTTCAGTCGCCCCATATAGGACTGGATCTCCTCGATTTGACTGTTAACGAGAGACGGACAAAACTAAAGTCGCAGAGCACGGTAAAGGCCGATCAACACAAGTACGGGAATGAGgtaatgaataatatatttaacacaaaatacacaaactaaCTGGGACTTTCTCATTCGCAGATGGGGATAAGACAAGAACGGGCCCAAGtaactataataaataataaatggagaTGAACAAAACGAGTCATCGGCAACAGTGGCAATTAAGATAATGTCCAAGTCTTAAacttataattataataatcaaataataccTAGAACAACTTAGTTGACTGTGAATACCAGGACTAACACGTCAATAAAATACTGATAAGACTGTGGAGATTCCCTGGGGAACCCTGTTTGAGAAGCGTCAACTAAACTCATATTTAATACACTGACATGTTAacaatgtattttaaatgaGGAATACGAACCAAATGTCTTCTATCTCCTTGGTGTTAAAGCCAAACGTACTACAAAGTctgaatttaataataataataataataataataataataactacattattttattactagTATTATAGGCAACCAAAATCCGAAATTTATTTCCAtataaaaaggtttaaaaaggTTAAACTTGTATTTATGATAAAAGTACATTAATAGAATGGTTAATCATTCATTAAGAATATTCATAAGAATAACTacgttatttttaaaaaatagcctcaaataataagataaaaatCCAAACTAcgttattaaatataaatattttcatattattgtacagtgttaatgttaatacaaCGTTACTATCTGTTACTGACGTTAAAgccttttgtaaatgttttaatttgaaaaagcaaatcaaaacaacaaatatatacacacacacagacatatatatatatatatacacatatatatatatatacacacacatacacacacacagacatatatatatatatatatacacacacatatatacacacacacacacacacattatatatatatatatatatacacacatatacacacacacacacacacacacattatatatatatatatatatatatatatatatatatatatatatatatatataaatatatataaatatatgtgtgtgtgtgtatatatatatatatatatatatatatatatatatatatatatttatatgtatatatacacacacacatatatatatatatatatatatgtatatatatatatatatatatatttatatgtatatacacataaatatatatatatatatatatatatatatatatatttatatttatatgtatatatatttatatttatatgtatatacacacacacacacacacacacacacatacatacatacatacatacatacatacatacatacatacatacatacatacatacatacatacatacatacatatacttaAAATTAAGAGCGAGTTAGCTCATCATTAGCCACTAAGCTGACAGCGACAGTGTTTAGAGCTAACGCTGCTAAAAGTCTCGTTGCTAGCTTCAACATCATCCCTGTACTTCGGGTGTACTTACTGTTTAGTCTGGTGGTAAAGGGTCTCCATTTTCTTAACTCAAATCGATCCGTGAAAGTCCTGGAACGATAGAAAACTCAAGGAAAAAACCTCTTAGCTTTCGTTCTTGTCACTTTCACATATCTACACGAACACGTCAACAGGAACTACAGACCTCTGCTCTGACCCGGAAGAGAGACGCGCTAAGACCCGGAAGTAGTTTATGGCAACCATTTTAAATGCAGTGAGAACATATTCAGGTACTGTCAGTTTAATCCCCTAACGCAGAGGCTCTCAACCTTTTATAACCAAAGCCCCCCTAAGCCTGCCCTATCGtgtgacacacacgcacaaacataaacacacgcacgcacacgcacacacacacacacacacacacacatatatatatatatatatatatatatatatatatatatatatatatatatatatatatatatatacacacacacacacatatacatacatatacatatatacacctAACTCTAAAATCTGTtttagatagacagatagatagatagatagatagatagatagatagatagatagatatttataacttttatgatttttacaaaactatttaatggacaggtatggaataaaaaatgatcaaacatgtttctgaacactataactactttgaacaagagaactgggcagtaataacgtggactattttacatgtaaaacgtTGCAATCCATTCGTCTTTCGTTCTAAAACCATTCGCATATGAATTATgtaaattgggatgaagggTGCGTCTCGTTATGCATGACATTGACGCACCTGTGcttgcttctttttacattcacgtcTCAGTCAGCTGCCGTGCGATCACCGGgatgtgctgctctggctctcagcccctcactgataatacagaaaatacagagggagagggaatgcggggtttttcatttatgcacattctgtttgaaaagcaataaaatacaccgagaacccaaatgatgccctgtctgtgttttgcgCCCCCCTTCCGGTCTCTCCAcgcccccctggttgagaaccactgccctAATGCAAAAGGtgttaataaaattattaatattatctaccccaaaagtataatatttataagGTTAATGCAGTTTaaagcattttctttctttcttcatatttttttttttttacaatgaaggttaaagattattattacaaaatgaatAGAGTATCCATcgatccattttctataccagttATCCTACAGgttcacggggaacctggagcctatcctagggagcgtcgggcacaaggcaggggacaccctggacggggtgccaatccatcacagggtacaatcacacacccaatcatacactacagacacgccaatcagcctaccatgcatgtctttggaggactggtggaggaaaccggagtacctagaggaaaccccggcagcaagtggagaacatgcaaactccgcacacgcggggggggggggggggtaggggcagcggcgggaatcgaacccccgaccctggaggtgtaaagCAAACGTGCGAATccctaagccaccgtgcgccatGAACAGAATAATTGAAATGTATTTAGGTAGGCTAATTATTGTTCAGTTGGTAAAACTAAAGTAAAGTGCACAAAGAAACAGGATATTTAGACCTATAAAGTCGGTCAGCTGCACAAGCAAAATACTTCTAAATCagtaaatattcaaaatatgcttcaaatatatattttgaaatttaATCTTGTACATTACAACTTCAACAGTGTTTCACTgatatttaaacaagaaaaatatttatttattggccaTCTCACATGAGTCAAGgtttgctcacacacacacacacacacacacacacacacacacacacacacagaactagGTGTCCCAGCTATGTAACTGTACAGCAGTGTTAGGTctagcattaaaaaaagaaatataagtTTTATTAATTGAACTACAAAAGACTACTTATAGAGTCGTGAACAAATTTATCGTTatgtaaatttattattatatattgttaAATTTAAAATTGTGACATATACAATAGTAACATTGGGTTTTACCCTGGTATAAGGGACATTGAtagtattatgatgatgatgatgatgatgatgatgatgatgattattattattattattattattattatctcaacACAGCATAAAACATGGTTTTTATACTTAAGGATTGTGTTCTTagatttttccacatttttccATAATTATTAGAGAAATTGTTTTAAAGAATATAAGTTGCTTAAACTGTTAATATTGGTCTGGTTAAATCACTGTTAAATATGCTTTGATTATGGTGGGAAAT
This genomic window contains:
- the gosr2 gene encoding Golgi SNAP receptor complex member 2, which codes for METLYHQTKHQIEEIQSYMGRLKTTERQSVHLVENELQARIEQVFTHLERLMILAGKEPPNRRHNAKQRVEQLKYDVQHLQSALRNFQQGRYTREAQEKEREELMSRTFTTNDADTSIPIDDTLQFNSSLHSAHRGMDDLLGSGSSILNGLRDQRSTLKGTHKKMLDVANMLGLSNTVMRLIEKRASQDKFIMVGGMLITCVFMFLVVKYLS